The sequence below is a genomic window from Sardina pilchardus chromosome 9, fSarPil1.1, whole genome shotgun sequence.
aaagctttaaaattAACAAGCCAATACTAGGGTAATCTGATTTAGGCAACAGCAGGCCCTGTGCAGCTTGCATTAAATATTGCAATAAATATTTTGTTCAACCCCTCTTCCGTTAAAATCTATTGCAGAAAATACTGGGCATTGGGCAGGCCTGACGGCCCATCTCTGTCAGCACTACTTGACAACAGGTTTAAGAACAGCTGTTGCACACTATTGTGctccaaatgcaaaactgttACATGTGACACATTCGCTCACAAACAACATTCTTTATGTTTCCGCATTCTCTGTTTGGTGAGACACACAAGCAGAACAATCTCTGATGGTCCGTTTTTTAAGAAATAATACACACTCTAACATCAGTGAGGATGATACTGTGTTTTGAAGTTCACTTCACATTCCAGCATTCTGAAATATACACCAAACTGTTCAAGAAATGAATAAAATACTGCAAGATGGGACTAATCTACGTAACACAACAACATGAATGACAGCCTCAGTGGAGCACACTTGGTTCTAAAATGATGGAACGTTAGAGCATAACATAGATGTCCCATACACTGAGCGGAGTGTTCACGGTGGAATTTCTGAACGGGAATGTCCACGTGGGAATCATCCTCCAAGGCCTGTGGGGATCAACTGCCACCCACCTATCTTTCCCCCCCCAGTCTCTCCACTTCCTTCGCACTTCCTCATACAAGACATGGCTTTTCCCCCAGTCTCAGTCCAGTTTGTTCAGGAAATCAAGCAAGGCCAGGTGAAACTCGCGGGGCTTGTCCATGTAGCATGCATGCCGTGCCCCCTGCAACTTGGCCACCGTGTGGCTGGGCAGCTGCAGTAGGTTCTTATGAGACTGTGCTCCCAGGTTGGTGTCCAGCTCACCAAAAACTATCAGCGTTGGTGTCTAAcgaaacacacagaaagacaaaggACAAAGAATAGGTTATCAATCAATGCAATATTGCCATCATCACCGACAATATTACTCTTGAATGACTATTACACCATGAATACAGTAACATATTTAttatgtgttttgtgtaatAAAATAACAATCCCTCTTAAATGATTATTAAACGCTATGAACTGGCCACCCATGCGGTGAAaaacattgctgtgtgtgtgtcatataagCCAAATAAATGCTCCCTCTATGATTCTAGATCTGTTTTTCTTAATGGTATTCCGCTCACTGGATCAGCTCTAGATATTCCtccaatgaggttatgttttcaaccGTGTCCGTTAGCAGGATTACACAAAACTAATGGTCCAATTTTCCCAAACTGTGGAAAGGTGTAGGAAGGGCCAAAGAACCCAAGGAAACATAAACATGCCAGAGTAACACAGGAGAAACCCAATCATCTAGGGTAAAACgtttcccaccaccaccagtttcTCACCTGGATGGCCTGATATTGCTGTGCAGTGTAGCTGCGAGTGCCAACTGGGGCGATGGGCACAAACCCATGcaactgtgtgctgtgcttcatGAGAAAGGGCATTGAATAGTGCCCACTCATAGAGGGGCTGATCAGAACTGCAGTGCGCACCCCAAGTGACTCCAAGAACATTCGCAGGAGCTCCGCACGGCTTTGGTCCGTCTTCACTGTCTCCGAATCTGGAGAATTCCCAAACCCTGATGTACAACAGAAACACATGTTGTGCATCCCAGAGAATTTGGTTACAGCACTCACTGAATGAATTCAGATTAGGGTACAACATGGTTACAACTAAGTACTGCAGGACAGGAGTACTGCATGCATCTGTCTAACAGAATAAAGTGTTACAGTAGTGCCATTAGCAGCTGATAGTACCTGGTAGGTCCACAGCCAGGGCTTGGTATCCATTAGTTGCAAGAAGACTAAGAGTCCCCAACTCCTCCCAGGTTTTGGAGGTAAAGGCTTGGCCATGCAGCAACACAATCTGAAGCCTTGAAATAGGGAACAAATGACAGACACTGTTTTTTAGTAGTTGGTGGAGAACATACTTATTTAAGATTTAAGTGTAATTTAAGATTGGCGTTTGTGAGATTGACTGGGTTTTGCATCGCTACTCTGTTGTCCGACCAAGTTGTATAACCGACTTATTCTCACTTGGGCAAGATTTGCCTTCCAGCTGCATCGACTGGGAGAGCTTCTCGGAAGAATAATGGAGGGTCTCCTGGTAGCTGCCGTGTCCGGATGGTGATATTGATGGGTGAGGAGGGAGGCGGAGTGCCAACTGACAATCCCATCCTTTGGACCTCCAAAGACGGTTCCATGCTTCCCTGGCGTATGGACGGAAGAAGCAGATACAGCAGTACAGTGGCCAGTAATACCAGTCCCAACACGACGATGCGGTTGCGCAAAAAACTCATCATGACAGATGCTGACCTGAAAGAGACAAATCAGACAACAAACGTTATCTAGCCATAAAAACAAATTCACCTGAGCAAACTTTGGGCATGATCATATCGTTTGTTGACGTAGATCATTTTAATTGCAAGTCAAAcgattaacgttaacgttacacgGAGCATCTTTGCATCACCAGAGCATCCTCACTCACTGTATGATAAGTGTCTCTGCTGTAACGTTGTGCAGAGATTGTGTTTTGCTGTTGGAAAAAGCAGGGATAAATACTTAGCGCAAGATGCCAACTGTATAACGTTAACACGGCAGCTGTGTAAGAAGTATATAAATGTTGCTTCACAATCATTAATCGTTCGCTACTTCAGCTCGCAGACTTAAGAAACAGCGAAATTCTATGGCCTCTCTACATTGGCGTTAAAATTATACATGGCTGTCAACTTATTACACAGCAACATAAATGCAACAATGTTCTTACAATCCTGTTGTAAGGATTCGAGTGTCAATCCATCAAAAGCAAGAGATATTTCATCTGATGACGATGTCCATTTGGCTTCTGTGAGCGTACCCTTGGCTTGTTATCGATAGCTAGCAACAAACATTCCAAAGCTAATGTTTGACTACCGTACAAAAGCGCCGTGTAGAACACGTTGTCATTTAAATGGTTCCGGAAGTCTGCTGTATTCAAGTCTACAGAGAGGCCCTGGAGCCTACATGGTTACATTATATAGGCGCATATTCATTCACTGAAACAGTATTCTGTCTTTGTcagattaattgaaatacattgtAAGCCAAACAATGTATGTtttcatatataaatatatcatataatattccataaccataaccattcaTAGCTGTGGTGTATACCTACGTGGCCTACTTTtacataatgtttttttttttttttttaaagcctgcCTAAGACTTACCAATTCAACCTTCATATTAACACTGCAGAAGGTAATGGACCAAAAGGAGGTCTTACTGCAGTAGTTAACCAAAACCCCCCGTGACCCTTTCAGAAACATGCAAATGTTAATAACATAATACAACATCATTCATAGAGGACCTATGTGCACAGTTACCAGCCATTTGCTGTCAACAGGGGAAACAGTGGTCAACTACTAGGGGGTCATTGTCAGAAGGGGGTGAGCTAACGAGATCCAAGAATCTTAGAGGGACTCAGAGTCTGGTTTGAGTTATGAAACAAGGCTTTCTCTGTACTTGAAGCCCAATAATATTGCTTTTGGCACACTCTGATCCAACCCCCCTGTTAAAGATGGACTAGGtcccaaaaagaaaaaaggaaaaaaagagagcggTTTAAAACAGAAAATGTACACAGACATAATTTTGTCAAGAATTGGTGTGACCTATATACAGGCTTGGTCTGACCTGACTCAGAACAACAGTTTGCGTCTAGTTTTATGTTTAATGAGATTGGTTCTAAATAAACTGCAATCTACATAGGCTACTATTATGGTGTCTGTCACCAACAATTTTATGCACTTAAACTTCTGCCTGGATAATGCTGAGTGTTGCTAAAATATATCTTCATTCCAGCTGGCATTAAACTAAAGCTTGGGTCAGTTCAGGTTACGGAGGGCTTGTGACTTGCCACATTATAGGATGAAATTCATGTAAATTACTGAAAGTCAATCTGACGGCCAACTTGACCAATATGTGCAGATGTGCATTAACTCATACTTACCTCACTTTCAAAAGATAGACAATAGACCTGACTGGAAATACCATCAAGGTGAacatttattttgttcaatTCAAACACACCAGAGAAGGCTCCAAGGTGAAGACACAGAATACATTTTGCTGCTTGGCAACGACACAAAAGCACTGTGGTGGTAGAATATCAACACAATCATATCTGATCAAATCTACAAGGTCAAGTCTACCAAACATAAGTCTTCCATTGGAAGGTAATAAAAACCCAACGGCATGATCTCATCATAATTAACCAGAACAATAAAAGAGTGCTGAATATCTTTACATTTCAAGTTTTTatagtaaataataataataataataaaaaaaacacaaaaagaataTTCTGTGTTATGACAGATGGTGAAAGAGGTAATGGCTTGTGTTGAACTTGTATGTAACATGTGATTGCACATAGACTTAACAGTGTTTATACTGGATGTTAAGTGAAAATGTCATCTTAAACTTAAAGGGGTATGCATACTTGTGTCTGGGTGATATTCCTCAGTTTAAGTACTGCAGCCAAGCAGTGTACTGGTGTGAACTAATTTTAGTGATCTGAAAGCAGTAAAACGTTTTGGTGATTCCCAAAGCTGCAGCATATAAATGCAGGATACCTGCATAACCTTTAAAGTTTAAAAGCACACAACAAAGTTATCCCTGTGTAATCAAGGTAATTGTTGCAATTGCAATTATCAAGGCACCAAACAAAATTATGATGAACTTGAAGGCAAGTTAACACAGCAGTGGAGATTTACTGTATATTAGTATTTGTACTTTTACATTAGGCTATATGTGAATGTTCTACCAACTACTATAATGAAACACAGTcctcctcatacacacatagacttaTCCTGTATTGGACCACatcagtgtgcattttccattACTGTTACCCTTTTTGTGtctttcaaaataaagacaCTGGAATACTGTGTGAACATGAGAGATCTAAGGTCACTCCGGCTGCAGGTTCTCTCCGCGGAGAGACAAAGATGAAAAGTTGCACAAAGAGGTCTGCTCAGAGATATTGTTCAAAACAATTGTTAACAAAACATACAACATATTCCCTCACCAGTCTACTGTGCACTGCACAGATTAAACCATCGGTCACACATTTCTCTCAGTGAACAAAAAGAAGAGGGCACTATGCCACCTTTGGATGGAAGCCTCTCTCCTGCGTAGCGCCCCTTTGGTATAATGTTGAGGTTAAGACTCCTGTGCCTGAGGCCACGCCTACATGTGGAGGGGTTTCAAAAGTCTGGTGCATTTTTGAGATGTCTCACTCTGTAGCTCATCTGAATGTGAGGGAAATGAGGAATAGGATAGAGATGAGGGGATAgatgaacaccccccccccccccccccccaaagaggAGATTTTTCTTCCGAGTCACAAAAACGTCCTGAaacaaaagacagacaggcacccAGGCAAGCACTCATATCACcacacacttcactcactcATGTCACCACACACTCTACTCGCTGAACTAAAGGGCTAGACTAAAGGACTATTAAAGAATGTaataatttcacacacacaggcgtgcacgcacacacgcgcacacacacatccatccttTGGGTGATCAGATCTTTGGGTTGGAACGACTCCGGAGTCACATGTGGTCAGGCTCACTATGtctctgtccccctccctccacctctgacTAGATAAAGGGCTCAACCACTCTCAGCCTGGGCCCTCTGGGGCCAACCATCCTTCGCACGCCGCCCCAAAACTCAGCTCCGGGTCTCAATGCAGCAGCGTCAGCAGCAGGAGCGGGAGCGCGAGGCTGGGGAGCCAGACGCGCCAGACGGAGGCGGCGTGGTTGCGCCCGGGCTCCTTCAGCGAGCAGTCCTCTCCGCGGTGGCCCGTGTAGCACTGGCACTGGAAGCTCTCGCGCAGCCTCCGCTGGTCCTGCGCGCCCAGCTGGCCCCGCACCTGCAGCCGGCCGGCCTGCTCCTGGACGCTGTGGGTCAGCGGGTTGAGGTGCAGGTAGGCGTCCGTGTCCGCGTTCCTGCGCAGGCAGCGGCCGCGCCACCCGCACAGCGCCCTGCTGCACTGCTCCGCCGCCGTCGACACGTTGAGCAGATAGCGACCCAGCGGACCACGCAAGTACGCATTCAGCCTGGAGCAGCTggcctggagggagagagggagggagggggagagagggaggaagagagagaaagataatgaTTTATTTGCTCAAAGTACGCAATGTATTTATGTGGAATTTCCTCAAACACTTAAACTGAAGAGCAACAAAATccagaaacattttttttttctccatgattGGCAATACATTATCGAGACATAGCTGAGAAGcctttaagatttaagacaCAGAAATTGGGTGCCTATGACGTCTCCACGATTTAAGTGAAAAGTTATGAGATTTGTGTACGCCCAGGACCCAAGGCATCTGAGGAGTGGAGACACTCAGCGCTGGGAGGCTGACTGAAGTCCCATGGTGCCCAATTAGCACAAGGGTGATGGAGGCTCTTACGTTGCTGCTGGCATAGGCGGC
It includes:
- the abhd14a gene encoding protein ABHD14A, with the protein product MMSFLRNRIVVLGLVLLATVLLYLLLPSIRQGSMEPSLEVQRMGLSVGTPPPSSPINITIRTRQLPGDPPLFFREALPVDAAGRQILPKLQIVLLHGQAFTSKTWEELGTLSLLATNGYQALAVDLPGFGNSPDSETVKTDQSRAELLRMFLESLGVRTAVLISPSMSGHYSMPFLMKHSTQLHGFVPIAPVGTRSYTAQQYQAIQTPTLIVFGELDTNLGAQSHKNLLQLPSHTVAKLQGARHACYMDKPREFHLALLDFLNKLD